In a single window of the Antedon mediterranea chromosome 1, ecAntMedi1.1, whole genome shotgun sequence genome:
- the LOC140063633 gene encoding uncharacterized protein, whose translation MFETWVLLYFVVTFSIFIPSNQEFVKLEREKTPHKDNLNTEENIEGRLFHGCINSFRCHDGSCILKHFVCDGIPGDCLYNEDEHNCHQHTCDVDEFKCNNGKCISSHWHCDGVFDCDDHEDEGHECKHSTCEKDKFQCQLGTCIPNRWRCDGEFDCYSFEDEDNCEFCSPNEYRCNSGECISNALVCNLHKDCDNGEDESYCTENNQLCFGKFFCDYGNCFPLDVLCDGTQQCVDGTDEQECSSCTYSQFKCYDGSCVEHYNLCDGESDCSTGEDEYDCENKCHVGFLCDDNECISASKVCDTVKDCSGGEDEESCVTCNHYQFKCNDGSCIRRRLKCNGYFDCQDGSDEYNCVDSCHYGFLCEDGKCIASEKECDTVRDCAYGEDEESCASCSHYEFQCDDGSCIPRRLKCNGYTDCSDGSDEGNCVNSCHYGFLCEDGLCISTSNVCDTVQNCLYGEDERLCPCYDYEFQCDDGSCIDRELKCNGYFDCYDRSDEKHCVEKCHGFLCEDGECLPRSKVCDSNRDCYHGEDEIECLICNEYEFECDDGSCIGIRVKCNGYPDCPDESDESNCVSNCGERMTCNDGKCVSLAYKCDGIDDCSEGEDEWDCNNIACAENNFICINGQCIDRLEVCDEVIDCPEKEDESNCLYDPHLFCCENGACISKYGVCDGYLDCTDGEDERSCGSNCIGKFQCAADHCIDPAQICDDHVDCTDARDELDIVCLRRNRCGDNPFWCSNGLCVPEEYHCDGAFSDCNDGVDESVCPFRQCNPSQYLCEADNLCLNKSVVCDGFDDCSDRADEDKCALNICRNDQFQCHSSFECIPIEWRCDGLIFDCKKGEDELDCPGRCAYNQYQCVYGKCIHQSAVCDGVVDCFYLGDDEYVHQCSTDVIEIIIDELLSIRNSIIFDDLDSFDSRRELAESLTNILEEIHELLTGTQKRELLNKRNETLTVIEIQSSLRHARKELVKHQMDDESRSTGLH comes from the exons ATGTTTGAAACATGGGTATTGTTATACTTTGTTGTaactttcagtatttttattccgTCAAATCAGGAG TTTGTTAAATTAGAGAGAGAAAAGACACCACACAAGGATAACCTAAACACAGAAGAAAATATTGAAG GGCGCTTATTCCATGGATGCATTAACAGTTTTCGATGCCATGATGGATCATGTAttcttaaacattttgtttgtgaTGGTATTCCCGGAGACTGCTTATATAACGAA GATGAACATAATTGCCATCAACACACGTGTGACGTAGATGAGTTTAAGTGTAACAATGGTAAATGTATTTCCTCTCATTGGCACTGTGATGGAGTCTTTGATTGTGATGACCATGAAGACGAGGGTCATGAATGCAAACATTCGACATGTGAAAAAGACAAATTTCAATGTCAGTTAG gTACATGTATACCTAATAGGTGGCGTTGTGACGGTGAGTTCGACTGCTACTCGTTTGAAGATGAGGATAATTGCGAGTTTTGTTCACCGAATGAATACAGATGCAATTCAGGAGAATGTATCTCGAAC GCATTGGTTTGTAATCTTCATAAAGACTGTGATAATGGAGAAGATGAAAGCTATTGTACGGAAAACAACCAGTTATGCTTTGGAAAATTCTTCTGTGACTATGGTAATTGCTTCCCACTAGATGTTTTGTGTGATGGTACACAACAATGTGTTGATGGCACGGATGAACAGGAGTGTTCTTCTTGCACATACTCACAATTTAAGTGTTATGATGGTTCTTGTGTAGAGCATTATAACCTTTGTGATGGAGAGTCGGACTGTTCAACCGGAGAGGACGAATATGACTGTGAGAATAAGTGCCACGTGGGATTCTTGTGCGACGATAACGAATGTATCTCTGCGTCAAAGGTTTGTGATACGGTTAAGGATTGCTCTGGCGGTGAAGATGAAGAATCTTGTGTGACGTGTAATCATTACCAATTTAAATGTAATGATGGTTCGTGTATTAGAAGGAGGTTAAAATGTAACGGTTATTTTGATTGTCAGGATGGATCGGATGAATACAATTGTGTTGATAGTTGTCACTACGGATTTCTCTGTGAAGATGGAAAGTGCATTGCGTCAGAGAAGGAATGCGACACAGTACGTGACTGTGCATACGGAGAAGACGAAGAATCGTGCGCATCGTGTAGCCATTATGAGTTTCAGTGTGACGATGGATCATGTATTCCTAGACGATTGAAATGTAATGGATACACAGATTGTTCAGACGGGTCTGATGAAGGCAATTGCGTCAATAGCTGTCACTACGGGTTTCTGTGTGAAGATGGACTTTGCATATCTACGTCAAATGTGTGCGATACAGTACAAAATTGTCTTTACGGTGAAGATGAAAGATTGTGTCCTTGCTACGACTATGAATTTCAATGTGACGACGGCTCCTGTATTGACAGAGAGTTAAAATGCAATGGCTACTTTGATTGTTACGATCGGTCAGATGAGAAACATTGCGTTGAAAAATGTCATGGTTTCTTGTGCGAAGATGGAGAATGTCTTCCAAGATCAAAAGTGTGTGATTCAAATCGTGATTGTTATCATGGTGAAGACGAAATAGAATGTCTAATTTGTAATGAGTATGAGTTCGAATGTGATGACGGTTCATGCATTGGTATACGGGTGAAATGTAATGGTTATCCTGATTGCCCTGACGAGTCAGACGAAAGCAACTGCGTATCGAACTGCGGAGAGAGAATGACATGTAATGATGGTAAATGTGTCTCTCTGGCTTATAAATGTGACGGAATCGATGACTGCAGCGAAGGAGAGGACGAATGGGACTGTAATAATATTGCCTGCgcagaaaataattttatttgcatAAACGGCCAGTGCATTGACCGTTTGGAAGTATGTGATGAAGTTATTGACTGCCCAGAGAAAGAGGACGAATCGAATTGTTTGTATGATCCACATTTGTTTTGTTGTGAAAACGGAGCgtgtatttcaaaat ATGGAGTTTGTGACGGGTATTTAGATTGTACAGACGGTGAAGATGAGCGGTCATGTGGTTCAAATTGCATTGGTAAATTCCAG TGTGCTGCTGACCATTGCATTGATCCAGCTCAAATATGCGATGACCATGTGGACTGCACGGATGCTAGAGATGAGTTAGATATTGTTTGCTTAAGACGTAATAGATGTGGCGATAACCCATTTTGGTGTTCAAATGGCTTGTGTGTTCCAGAG GAATACCACTGTGACGGCGCGTTTTCCGATTGTAATGATGGGGTAGATGAAAGCGTGTGCCCATTCAGGCAGTGTAACCCATCTCAGTATCTATGTGAAGCAGATAATCTCTGTCTAAACAAGTCTGTAGTATGTGATGGCTTCGATGATTGTAGTGATCGGGCTGACGAAGATAAATGTGCACTTAACATCTGCCGGAATGACCAGTTCCAATGCCATTCAAGCTTTGAGTGTATCCCGATTGAGTGGAGATGTGATGGCTTGATTTTTGACTGTAAGAAAGGAGAGGATGAACTTGATTGCCCTGGTCGTTGTGCTTACAATCAATATCAG TGCGTTTACGGAAAATGTATCCACCAATCTGCTGTATGTGATGGCGTTGTCGATTGTTTCTATTTGGGCGATGATGAATATGTACATCAATGCTCAACAG AcgttattgaaataattatagaTGAACTACTTAGCATACGAAATTCTATAATTTTTGATGATTTGG ATTCGTTCGATAGTAGACGTGAGCTTGCTGAATCCCTCACAAATATCTTGGAAGAAATTCATGAATTGCTAACCGGAACTCAGA AGCGTGAACTGCTGAACAAGCGTAACGAAACACTCACTGTCATTGAAATTCAGTCAAGTTTGAGGCATGCACGAAAGGAACTTGTAAAACACCAAATGGATGATGAATCACGCTCAACTGGGCTACATTGA
- the LOC140048762 gene encoding uncharacterized protein has protein sequence MALNIGSHRIVILLSLLSLICISECFVQTVEVRLPIKSEKSQSSEEEDLRGYCNGFTCGDSKCLPTEYVCDGEPDCSESEDESACNLNVCKEDQFACDNGDCIERSWACDMVSDCPAGDDEEDGLCDNRQCKENEFKCKSGSCINIEWQCDGQYDCYHSDDEVNCKSCTAQQFKCNDDTCIPESSVCNGNPECEGGEDEHQWCACTSGEFKCDSGICIPRDKLCDGNKDCGYSGEDEHDCESCDSDQYRCKGYSKCIPNSFVCDGLVEDCPNGDDESECGCTQDQFECSDGTCIAQSLVCDGTVHCSDDETTQCECEELEFDCNSPVRICLTPLQVCDGTPQCPNGDDEEGCPFTCGPPNNFLCPDGTCLLASVQCNGLFDCGTSRADEVGCKCTEDQFKCVSGECLSNQFVCNKHKDCTDGSDEFVDVCTPEPIVGECPNVPAGTIGLCVHGCGTDDDCQNEKRCCFNGCGKECVHPIFPPEPFVKDGECPVLSAPYGAQRCTDLCLEDSDCPNKEKCCSNGCGKVCAEPFNQPTNEVEEINTDEIEKELEQVKDQLSSLDTRFDWLERTVSDVLVELGILQTEITDLKNHEHYGAPAAPYHAPYYPPPAPYHPPPVRYQATTTKVPETPEPPQNVVNGYPTNTGSRPGYQSSPEHNRPNVNVGRPVNTYSKRPHRKRIEKKKQEKDEEFKRTISRWGQLLRSNDN, from the exons ATGGCTTTAAACATCGGGAGTCATCGGATAGTTATTTTGCTGAGTCTTCTAAGTTTAATATGCATATCTGAGTGTTTTGTACAAACAGTTGAG gTACGCCTACCTATAAAATCTGAGAAAAGCCAGTCGAGTGAAGAAGAAG ATCTTCGAGGTTATTGTAACGGATTTACTTGTGGCGACAGCAAGTGCCTGCCAACAGAATATGTGTGTGATGGAGAACCAGATTGCAGTGAAAGCGAG GACGAATCCGCCTGTAATTTGAACGTTTGTAAAGAAGATCAGTTTGCGTGTGATAATGGCGACTGTATTGAAAGATCTTGGGCTTGCGATATGGTGAGTGACTGCCCAGCGggtgatgatgaagaagatggtCTGTGTGACAACAGACAATGCAAAGAAAATGAGTTTAAGTGCAAG AGTGGATCGTGCATTAACATTGAATGGCAGTGCGATGGCCAATATGACTGTTACCACTCGGATGACGAAGTCAACTGTAAATCCTGTACAGCTCAGCAGTTTAAATGCAACGATGACACGTGCATTCCAGAGAGCTCTGTATGCAATGGTAACCCAGAATGCGAGGGTGGTGAGGACGAACACCAATGGTGCGCCTGCACTAGCGGCGAATTTAAATGTGATAGTGGTATATGCATTCCACGTGATAAG cTATGTGATGGGAACAAAGATTGCGGGTACAGTGGTGAAGACGAGCATGACTGCGAATCTTGTGACTCTGACCAGTACCGATGTAAAGGATACTCAAAATGCATTCCGAACTCGTTTGTATGCGATGGATTAGTAGAAGATTGTCCTAATGGAGACGACGAGTCTGAATGTGGATGTACACAAGATCAATTTGAATGCAGTGATGGCACATGTATAGCACAGTCACTCGTTTGTGACGGAACGGTTCACTGCTCGGATGACGAGACAACACAATGCGAATGCGAGGAATTGGAATTCGATTGCAACTCTCCCGTCCGTATTTGCCTTACACCTCTCCAGGTGTGTGATGGTACTCCACAGTGTCCAAATGGAGACGATGAAGAGGGTTGCCCTTTCACATGTGGTCCTCCGAATAATTTCCTTTGCCCAGACGGAACATGTCTACTCGCTTCTGTCCAGTGTAATGGTCTCTTTGATTGTGGGACTTCTAGGGCTGATGAAGTTGGATGTAAATGTACTGAAGATCAATTTAAG TGCGTCTCTGGAGAATGTCTGTCAAATCAGTTTGTGTGCAACAAGCACAAAGATTGTACTGACGGCAGTGATGAGTTTGTAGATGTCTGCACCCCAG AGCCAATTGTTGGAGAATGTCCAAATGTGCCAGCTGGTACAATAGGTCTTTGTGTACATGGATGTGGTACCGATGATGACTGCCAAAATGAGAAAAGATGCTGCTTCAATGGTTGTGGAAAAGAGTGTGTTCATCCAATTTTCCCACCGGAACCTTTTG TTAAAGATGGTGAATGCCCTGTGCTGAGCGCACCTTATGGCGCACAAAGGTGTACAGATTTGTGTCTCGAAGATTCAGATTGTCCAAATAAAGAAAAATGCTGCAGTAACGGATGTGGTAAAGTGTGCGCAGAACCATTCAATCAACCAACCAATGAGGTTGAAGAAATCAACACCGACGAAATAGAAAAAGAGTTAGAACAAGTCAAAGATCAACTTTCTTCACTGGATACCCGTTTTGATTGGTTGGAAAGAACAG TCTCGGACGTTCTAGTTGAGCTCGGAATACTGCAAACTGAGATTACAGACCTTAAAAACCATGAGCATTATGGAGCACCAGCTGCGCCGTACCATGCACCATACTATCCACCACCTGCTCCATATCACCCACCACCTGTTCGTTACCAAGCAACTACAACTAAAGTACCTGAAACGCCCGAGCCCCCACAGAACGTTGTAAACGGTTACCCGACTAACACTGGTTCACGACCTGGTTATCAGTCATCACCTGAACATAACAGACCAAACGTTAATGTTGGGCGACCTGTTAATACATATTCTAAAAGACCACACAGAAAAAGGATTGAGAAGAAAAAACAAGAAAAGGATGAGGAATTTAAAAGAACGATATCGAGATGGGGACAGCTATTAAGATCGAACGATaactaa